In one window of Leptolyngbya sp. CCY15150 DNA:
- a CDS encoding glycosyltransferase family 4 protein, which yields MAHSSASSSTLKVTVLQAGARMHYAVPSLLASAGLLQHFYTDIHGTWPGLRLLHHLPLALQPAAIQRLLGRSLPDTIAPTSVTTCGRSLLWHRLRSRWGRVSESPHGALFQKAIARRFDGANVLYSNFINADLAAFQAARQQGLRTVHEAIISPEIPYLLAEERRAFPGLEPLQSLDQMQAGTERDRQKWELSDVIVVPSPYVQQAMERLGVGSDRIHLVPYGLAADWLTATPTPRPGRILFVGSVRLLKGCHYLAAATRLLQQRGVPCEVRVVGSYQPEAIAHPAFQGPTYVGPVPRSQIQQEFLQADCLVFPTLCDSFGLVQLEAIACGLPVIATPHCGSVVRDGVEGFIVPIRDAEALADRMEHLVSDRLLRDQMSVRARQRAQEFTWQQYGDRLIAALQTLDLSGN from the coding sequence ATGGCCCATAGTTCCGCGTCTAGTTCAACTCTGAAGGTGACGGTGCTGCAGGCTGGGGCAAGGATGCATTACGCCGTTCCGTCCTTGCTGGCATCGGCCGGCCTCTTGCAGCATTTTTACACCGATATCCATGGCACCTGGCCGGGGCTGCGCCTGCTGCATCACCTGCCTCTTGCTCTGCAACCTGCCGCGATCCAACGACTGCTGGGGCGATCGCTTCCGGATACGATCGCGCCCACCTCGGTGACCACCTGTGGGCGATCGCTGCTGTGGCATCGACTGCGCTCTCGCTGGGGTAGGGTGTCAGAATCGCCCCATGGGGCGCTATTTCAGAAAGCGATCGCCCGCCGGTTTGATGGAGCCAATGTGCTCTACAGCAACTTTATCAATGCGGATCTGGCCGCCTTCCAAGCCGCGCGCCAGCAGGGGCTGCGCACGGTGCATGAGGCGATCATCAGTCCTGAGATTCCCTACCTGTTGGCGGAAGAACGGCGGGCCTTTCCGGGGCTAGAGCCGCTCCAGTCCCTGGATCAGATGCAGGCTGGCACTGAACGCGATCGCCAAAAGTGGGAGCTATCGGATGTGATTGTAGTGCCGTCGCCCTATGTACAGCAGGCCATGGAACGGTTGGGGGTGGGCAGCGATCGCATTCATCTGGTGCCCTACGGCTTGGCGGCGGACTGGTTGACCGCAACGCCGACGCCCAGACCAGGACGTATCCTGTTTGTGGGCTCGGTGCGCTTGCTCAAAGGCTGTCACTATTTGGCAGCGGCCACCCGATTGCTGCAGCAGCGAGGTGTGCCCTGCGAGGTGCGGGTGGTGGGGAGCTATCAACCGGAGGCGATCGCCCATCCTGCCTTTCAAGGCCCCACCTATGTCGGGCCGGTGCCCCGCAGTCAGATCCAGCAAGAATTTCTTCAGGCAGATTGTCTTGTCTTTCCCACCCTCTGCGACAGTTTTGGCCTAGTGCAACTGGAAGCGATCGCCTGTGGTTTGCCGGTGATTGCCACGCCCCATTGCGGATCGGTGGTGCGGGATGGCGTAGAAGGGTTTATTGTGCCCATTCGCGATGCGGAGGCCCTAGCCGATCGCATGGAACACCTGGTGAGCGATCGCCTGCTGCGGGATCAAATGTCTGTCCGGGCTCGCCAACGGGCCCAAGAGTTTACCTGGCAACAGTATGGCGATCGCCTGATTGCTGCGCTGCAAACCCTAGATCTTTCCGGCAACTAG
- a CDS encoding glycosyltransferase family 4 protein — MTHSLALIHTQFGPYHLARLRSLRAHYPGPVYAIQLADQEALRDWTVDADADLITVATGTLESLSPRAIAQSLVQQLDRLRPDALVIAGYHHPAMRAAFTWARRQGARTVLLSDSQGRDRPRNPLVEALKGAWLRRHCDAALVAGSRAAAYVEQLGLPSDRLWRGYDVVDNGQFSTPLPLPEVNPHFLYVGRLSPEKNLRRFLQAYDRYRQQAGAIAWDLVMVGSGPQEAELQTLAQQLDLTVHWAGFQQLADLPAYYQAAAALVLPSLSEPWGLVVNEAMAAGLPILASTQCGCVPDLVFPGINGALFSPWDVGQLADVLLRFSQRSPSQRQQMGQASQRLIAHYTPDHWAIALSDCVLFVLGDRRPERL, encoded by the coding sequence ATGACCCATTCCCTGGCCTTGATTCACACCCAGTTTGGCCCCTACCACCTGGCCCGACTGCGATCGCTGCGGGCCCACTACCCCGGCCCGGTCTATGCTATCCAACTGGCCGATCAGGAAGCCCTGCGGGATTGGACGGTGGATGCTGATGCCGATCTGATCACCGTGGCGACGGGTACCCTAGAGTCCCTGTCCCCAAGGGCGATCGCCCAATCCTTAGTTCAACAGCTCGATCGCCTCAGACCTGACGCCCTGGTGATTGCTGGCTACCACCACCCTGCCATGCGGGCCGCTTTCACTTGGGCGCGGCGGCAGGGGGCTAGGACGGTGCTGCTGTCAGACTCCCAGGGGCGCGATCGCCCTCGCAATCCTCTGGTGGAAGCTTTGAAGGGAGCCTGGCTGCGTCGTCACTGTGATGCGGCCTTGGTGGCGGGCAGTCGAGCGGCGGCCTATGTAGAACAGTTAGGATTACCCAGCGATCGCCTCTGGCGTGGCTATGATGTGGTGGATAATGGGCAATTTTCTACACCCCTGCCCCTGCCTGAGGTCAATCCCCATTTTCTTTATGTAGGACGGCTGTCGCCGGAGAAAAATCTGCGGCGTTTCCTCCAGGCCTATGATCGCTATCGTCAGCAGGCAGGGGCGATCGCTTGGGATCTAGTCATGGTGGGCAGTGGCCCCCAAGAGGCGGAGCTGCAGACCCTGGCGCAGCAGTTGGATCTGACGGTTCACTGGGCGGGGTTTCAACAACTGGCGGACTTGCCCGCCTACTACCAGGCTGCTGCGGCTTTGGTATTGCCCAGCCTCAGCGAACCCTGGGGGCTGGTGGTCAACGAAGCCATGGCGGCGGGGTTGCCGATTCTGGCCTCAACCCAATGTGGCTGCGTGCCGGATTTGGTGTTTCCCGGCATCAACGGGGCGCTGTTCTCTCCCTGGGATGTGGGGCAATTGGCAGATGTATTGCTGCGCTTCAGTCAGCGATCGCCCTCCCAGCGCCAGCAGATGGGGCAAGCCTCCCAGCGTTTAATTGCCCACTACACTCCCGACCATTGGGCGATCGCCCTCTCAGACTGCGTGCTCTTTGTCCTGGGCGATCGCCGCCCTGAACGACTATGA
- a CDS encoding glycosyltransferase, translating into MKLLMLIPYLAPVYGGTAHVVPELAAALAQQGVDVDVVTTVAAGDKVLAVPLSGWQSQAGYRVRYCPCWHRGDFVWSSALLLWLARHGQDYDLVHSHTLFAPMLAIAHGICRWQRLPYLMTPHGMLEPWALGHKAWKKKLYMAWVERPALAKAGTIQVLSQREADQVAALRLSTPVAIVPNGVTLPPDVSPAVFDDAFPLIGDRTRLLYLGRIDPKKGLDQLITAFAALYRDRPQVHLILAGPDALGYRDALQRQARTLGCGTAITFTGMLSGDRKWAALRAADLFVYPSYSEGFSLAILEAMAAGLPCVITTGCNFPEAAIAQAVVTVEPEQPALTSALRHLLNDRAAAQALGDRAREFVQNHYTWQHRAQRLVQVYQSLLD; encoded by the coding sequence ATGAAACTTTTAATGCTCATTCCCTACCTAGCACCGGTCTATGGCGGCACGGCCCATGTGGTGCCAGAACTGGCGGCCGCCTTGGCTCAGCAGGGCGTGGATGTGGATGTGGTGACTACGGTGGCGGCGGGGGACAAGGTGCTGGCGGTGCCGCTATCCGGCTGGCAATCCCAAGCGGGCTATCGAGTGCGGTATTGTCCCTGTTGGCACCGGGGTGATTTCGTCTGGAGCAGTGCGCTGCTGCTTTGGCTAGCCCGCCATGGTCAAGACTACGACCTGGTGCATAGCCATACCCTCTTTGCCCCCATGCTGGCGATCGCCCATGGGATCTGCCGCTGGCAGCGGTTGCCCTACCTGATGACCCCCCACGGCATGTTAGAACCCTGGGCCCTAGGGCACAAGGCCTGGAAGAAGAAGCTGTATATGGCCTGGGTCGAACGTCCGGCCCTGGCCAAGGCCGGAACTATTCAGGTGCTCAGTCAGCGGGAGGCAGATCAAGTTGCAGCGCTGCGGCTATCCACGCCGGTGGCCATCGTGCCCAATGGCGTTACCCTGCCCCCCGACGTATCGCCCGCCGTCTTTGATGATGCCTTTCCCCTGATTGGCGATCGCACTCGACTTCTCTATCTCGGGCGCATTGATCCGAAAAAAGGACTGGATCAGCTGATCACGGCCTTCGCGGCTCTGTATCGCGATCGCCCCCAAGTTCACCTCATTTTGGCCGGCCCCGATGCCCTCGGCTACCGCGATGCCCTCCAGCGTCAAGCCCGCACCCTGGGTTGCGGGACGGCCATCACCTTTACCGGGATGCTCTCCGGCGATCGCAAATGGGCGGCCCTCCGGGCGGCGGATCTCTTTGTCTATCCGTCCTACTCGGAGGGCTTTAGTTTGGCGATCCTGGAAGCCATGGCGGCAGGATTGCCCTGTGTGATTACCACGGGCTGTAATTTTCCCGAAGCAGCGATCGCCCAAGCCGTGGTGACGGTGGAGCCCGAGCAACCGGCCTTGACCAGTGCCCTGCGCCATCTTCTCAACGATCGAGCCGCGGCCCAAGCCCTCGGCGATCGGGCGCGGGAGTTTGTGCAAAACCACTACACCTGGCAGCACCGCGCCCAGCGCCTCGTGCAGGTGTATCAGTCTCTGTTGGATTAG